A single genomic interval of Nonomuraea rubra harbors:
- a CDS encoding MogA/MoaB family molybdenum cofactor biosynthesis protein, with amino-acid sequence MRALVITVSNRASAGIYEDKSGPLLADLLRREAGCEVVDGPVVVADGEPVEGALRDGVAQDYDVIVTTGGTGLTPMDLTPEVTSRVISREIPGIAEAIRLANREKVPTSVLSRGLAGQAGNTLIVNLPGSSGGVRDGVAVLAPILRHAVDQIRGGDHPR; translated from the coding sequence ATGCGGGCGTTGGTTATTACGGTGTCCAACCGGGCGTCGGCGGGGATTTATGAGGATAAATCGGGGCCGTTGCTCGCCGATCTGCTCCGGCGGGAGGCCGGTTGCGAGGTCGTCGACGGCCCCGTCGTGGTGGCGGACGGCGAGCCGGTCGAGGGTGCGCTCCGTGACGGGGTGGCACAGGATTACGACGTCATCGTCACCACCGGGGGGACCGGGCTGACACCGATGGATTTGACGCCGGAGGTGACGTCCCGGGTAATTTCCCGGGAAATTCCGGGTATTGCGGAGGCCATCCGGTTGGCAAATCGCGAAAAAGTGCCGACCTCCGTGCTGTCTCGCGGTCTGGCGGGGCAGGCGGGCAACACCTTGATCGTTAATCTGCCCGGTTCGTCCGGCGGCGTGCGTGATGGCGTGGCCGTACTGGCTCCGATTCTGAGGCACGCCGTTGATCAAATCAGGGGAGGCGATCACCCGCGTTGA
- a CDS encoding RNA polymerase sigma factor yields the protein MVTDTSPLVVDSEIITRSLDDPEKFAALFDRYAATLYRYISFRLGPELAEDLVGETFLIAFRRRHAYDISYRDARPWLLGIATKLITGHRRTEVSRYRALERQSPAQPVEGPEEAITRDLTAQGSRTILLNALALLSRGDRDVLLLVAWSDMTYEEAARALDIPVGTVKSRLNRARRKVRHTLGGVNPLEEHDHG from the coding sequence ATGGTGACCGACACGTCGCCACTGGTGGTGGACTCCGAGATCATCACACGTTCCCTCGATGATCCGGAGAAGTTCGCCGCCCTGTTCGACCGCTACGCCGCAACGCTTTACAGGTACATCTCCTTCCGGCTCGGCCCAGAACTCGCCGAGGACCTTGTCGGAGAGACGTTCCTGATCGCCTTTCGCAGGCGTCACGCGTACGACATCTCCTACCGCGATGCCCGGCCCTGGCTGCTGGGCATCGCAACCAAGCTCATCACCGGCCACCGCCGGACCGAGGTCAGCCGCTACCGTGCGCTGGAGCGGCAGAGTCCGGCCCAGCCCGTTGAGGGACCAGAAGAGGCGATCACTCGTGATCTGACCGCTCAAGGGTCGCGGACGATCCTGCTGAACGCGCTCGCGTTGCTGTCGCGAGGCGACCGCGACGTCCTGCTCCTGGTCGCCTGGAGCGACATGACGTACGAGGAAGCGGCCCGAGCGCTCGACATTCCGGTCGGCACGGTCAAGTCACGACTCAACCGGGCCCGGCGCAAGGTCCGCCACACCCTGGGTGGGGTCAACCCGTTGGAGGAGCACGATCATGGATGA
- a CDS encoding GNAT family N-acetyltransferase: MRDVDRLRGWPVTLNEGPVGLRPLRLSDVRVWRETRLRNADWLRPWEPSNPETPLFRTGLGPYISMVGALRREARQGLALPWVVTYDGRFAGQLTVGAIVWGSARSAQVGYWVDGALAGKGITPTALAMAVDHCFFTTGLHRLEANIRPENQASRRVVEKLGFREEGIRRRQLHIDGAWRDHICYALTVEDVPGGLLVQWRRARESAARGGSPVEEV; encoded by the coding sequence ATGAGAGATGTGGATCGACTTCGTGGCTGGCCGGTGACCCTGAATGAAGGTCCGGTAGGCCTCCGGCCGCTGCGGCTGAGCGACGTACGCGTGTGGCGCGAGACCAGGCTGCGCAACGCCGACTGGCTACGTCCGTGGGAGCCGAGCAATCCTGAGACCCCGCTGTTCAGGACCGGGCTGGGGCCGTACATCTCGATGGTCGGCGCCCTCCGCCGCGAGGCACGGCAAGGGCTGGCGCTGCCGTGGGTGGTGACGTACGACGGCCGGTTCGCGGGGCAGTTGACCGTGGGCGCCATTGTGTGGGGCTCTGCCCGTTCTGCCCAGGTCGGCTACTGGGTCGATGGGGCGCTGGCCGGCAAAGGGATCACCCCCACCGCGCTCGCCATGGCCGTTGACCACTGCTTTTTCACCACCGGTTTGCATCGGCTGGAAGCGAACATCCGCCCCGAGAACCAAGCCAGCCGTAGAGTGGTTGAGAAGCTGGGATTCAGGGAAGAAGGCATTCGGCGTCGCCAACTTCACATCGACGGAGCCTGGCGCGATCACATTTGCTATGCGCTGACCGTTGAGGATGTTCCCGGCGGGCTGCTCGTGCAGTGGCGTCGCGCGCGTGAGTCAGCCGCTCGCGGGGGTTCTCCCGTCGAAGAGGTTTGA